A window of the Candidatus Bathyarchaeia archaeon genome harbors these coding sequences:
- a CDS encoding Lrp/AsnC family transcriptional regulator — protein MSHKLDKVDLRIMHSLAQDARKAITQLSVDAGISRPTAINRLKKLRENGILSVHATVNITKLGFKLALVTFRTKSNNAGQEPRTGLAVCPRVLLLVQKSGDRDCSALLYSENTETLLSVVECVKSVSGVELTSWHRLSPPLLPEAFELKLFPHKGKLTPCGKKCGVCSNYQNQECLGCPAVVEYKGPF, from the coding sequence TTGTCTCACAAACTGGACAAGGTCGACTTGAGAATAATGCACTCCTTAGCACAAGACGCAAGAAAGGCAATAACTCAACTATCCGTGGACGCAGGAATTTCCAGGCCGACAGCAATCAACAGGCTAAAGAAGCTGAGAGAGAACGGCATCCTTAGTGTTCACGCCACAGTCAACATCACAAAGCTTGGATTCAAACTGGCATTGGTTACCTTCAGAACCAAGAGTAACAATGCTGGTCAAGAACCAAGAACGGGTCTGGCTGTTTGTCCAAGGGTCCTGTTGCTTGTTCAAAAAAGTGGAGACCGTGACTGTTCGGCTCTTCTGTACAGTGAGAACACCGAGACTCTCTTGTCTGTGGTTGAATGCGTTAAGAGTGTTTCAGGGGTTGAACTAACCTCGTGGCACCGTTTAAGCCCACCCTTACTGCCCGAAGCATTTGAACTAAAATTATTTCCTCACAAAGGCAAACTGACACCTTGCGGGAAGAAATGTGGCGTTTGTTCTAACTACCAAAATCAGGAATGCTTGGGCTGCCCTGCAGTAGTGGAATACAAAGGTCCGTTCTAA
- a CDS encoding aldehyde ferredoxin oxidoreductase family protein gives MHGWTGKILRVNLTKKKAVFQEFDADFAQTWIGGRGFAAKILWDELKPGTDALSPENRLIFATGPLTGASLPSSGKLVVAAKSPLTGGYGDGNVGTWVCVNMRKAGYEAMVFEGKAEKPTVLLVENDKIEFLDGKDYWGRGVFETEKDLKKRYGNVTGVVSIGKAGENKVKFANMISQEGRGGGRPGIGAVMGSKNLKAVAVKGTKELPAANMTELKKLGLDGYKEILAKPNYKFWKRQGTVSTIEWSQENSCLPTCNFREGVFDQAEAIGGFAMEKLKISNRGCPQCNMTCGNVIPDIDNEPVEVDYENVTLLGSNIGLGNLKQVAHLNRLCDDYGLDTISMGNAIGFAMEASEKKLIPEKIEWGDFEKAKELVEKVADNKGEMGTLLAQGVRHASEKIGKDSKNWAMHVKGLEISAYNCHTTPAMALAYGTAASGAHHKDAWVISWEVKYGRESYDETKVDKIIELQRLRAGMFELLTICRLPWVEVGFELDWYPRYIKAATGLTLTLEDMYKVADRTFTLIRAFWVREFGEQWNSNMDMVPNRWFFDPLTKGPLKGAKLDKSKYEAMLQMYCKKRGWDSRGIPTRSTLTKLGLSDVAQELGSHVPLTA, from the coding sequence ATGCATGGTTGGACAGGAAAAATCTTGCGTGTAAATCTCACAAAGAAGAAAGCAGTCTTCCAAGAGTTCGATGCGGATTTTGCCCAAACTTGGATAGGTGGAAGAGGCTTTGCCGCAAAAATCCTCTGGGACGAACTGAAACCCGGCACAGACGCGCTCTCTCCTGAGAACAGGCTGATTTTCGCAACTGGACCCTTAACTGGCGCGTCGTTGCCCAGTAGCGGCAAGCTGGTTGTAGCAGCGAAAAGCCCCTTAACAGGCGGCTATGGCGACGGCAATGTTGGCACATGGGTCTGCGTGAACATGCGCAAGGCGGGATACGAAGCCATGGTTTTCGAAGGCAAAGCTGAAAAACCCACAGTTCTACTCGTCGAAAACGACAAAATCGAATTTCTCGACGGCAAAGACTACTGGGGAAGAGGGGTCTTCGAAACCGAAAAAGACCTCAAGAAAAGATACGGCAACGTCACAGGCGTTGTTTCAATCGGTAAAGCGGGCGAGAACAAAGTCAAATTCGCCAACATGATTTCGCAGGAGGGTCGAGGAGGCGGAAGACCAGGCATCGGCGCCGTCATGGGTTCCAAAAACCTGAAAGCAGTTGCAGTGAAAGGAACTAAAGAGTTGCCTGCAGCCAACATGACCGAGTTGAAGAAACTCGGGTTAGACGGGTACAAGGAAATCTTGGCTAAACCCAATTACAAGTTCTGGAAGCGACAAGGCACGGTGTCAACGATTGAGTGGAGCCAAGAGAACAGTTGCCTGCCGACCTGCAACTTCAGAGAAGGAGTCTTTGACCAAGCAGAAGCGATCGGCGGCTTCGCAATGGAGAAATTGAAAATCTCAAACCGCGGATGCCCGCAATGCAATATGACCTGTGGCAATGTGATACCCGACATTGACAACGAGCCCGTGGAAGTGGACTACGAGAACGTCACATTGTTGGGATCAAACATCGGCTTAGGCAATTTGAAGCAAGTGGCTCACTTGAATCGCTTATGCGACGATTACGGATTGGACACGATTTCAATGGGCAACGCAATCGGCTTCGCCATGGAAGCCTCAGAGAAGAAGCTTATTCCAGAGAAGATTGAATGGGGAGATTTCGAAAAGGCGAAGGAGTTAGTTGAAAAAGTGGCTGACAACAAAGGCGAAATGGGCACACTATTGGCGCAAGGCGTGCGTCATGCTTCAGAAAAAATCGGCAAAGACTCGAAAAACTGGGCAATGCACGTGAAAGGCTTAGAGATCTCAGCATACAACTGTCACACAACACCCGCTATGGCATTAGCCTATGGAACCGCAGCCTCAGGCGCACACCACAAAGATGCATGGGTCATTTCGTGGGAAGTCAAATACGGACGCGAAAGCTACGACGAAACCAAAGTCGACAAGATCATAGAGTTGCAGCGCCTCAGAGCAGGCATGTTTGAGCTTTTGACCATCTGCCGATTGCCATGGGTTGAAGTTGGCTTCGAACTGGACTGGTACCCGCGCTACATTAAGGCGGCAACAGGCCTGACCCTGACGCTGGAAGACATGTACAAAGTCGCTGACAGAACATTCACGCTGATTAGAGCATTCTGGGTTCGCGAATTTGGCGAGCAGTGGAACAGCAACATGGACATGGTGCCAAACAGGTGGTTCTTTGACCCCTTAACTAAAGGTCCACTTAAAGGTGCAAAACTCGACAAATCGAAATACGAAGCCATGCTGCAAATGTACTGCAAAAAGCGAGGCTGGGACAGCAGAGGCATACCCACAAGATCCACGCTGACGAAACTTGGCTTATCGGACGTAGCTCAAGAACTAGGCTCACATGTGCCATTGACAGCCTAA
- a CDS encoding multicopper oxidase domain-containing protein — translation MRSKIVSISLTVLLIIASMAAIGIINSTNAAMPLAPTLNPKTIPKFVNQLPIPPPYEPTVVINQTTGEVIRHEYTINVTEFYQQILPAFDEKGRPTGFPATKVWGYEGLVNIGGNIVPFSHSPSGTFEGTRDIPVQVKWVNNLVDAQGNPLPHMFPVDPTLHWANPNMMSMEPPQPWPAFPPGFPDAQTPVPIATHLHGGEVPSGSDGGPEQWWTPDGMHGNDYRSIMATDPNAAVYYYPNEQRAATLWYHDHALGITRINVMSGLAGFYMLRDPADPLASVLPSGQYEVPIAIQDRSFNLDGSIWFPPVGLDPSVHPYWQPEFFGNTIMVNGRVWPNLNVEPRQYRLRLLDGSNARFYSLSFVDRVTKAVVPFVQIGSDGGYLPAPAPLTSLTVAPGERADILIDFSGLPAGSKILLRNNAKAPFPTGAPADGSTIGQIMQFTVAGTPVPATPLPTPWPITMPALTPDTVAKQLTLIEVMGALGPTEILLDGQKWAAPTSEFTSVGSTVDWVIVNPTADTHPIHLHLVQFTVVSRQKFDVNGYMMAWMAANGMPPLDQPTINVPLAPYLKGPVTPAPPNEMGWKDTVQMNPGEVTTIRVRYAPQDAVITTPRINLYAFDPADPFAPGYVWHCHIIDHEDNEMMRRQIVTP, via the coding sequence ATGAGGAGTAAAATCGTAAGCATCTCGTTGACTGTCTTATTGATCATAGCAAGCATGGCAGCGATAGGAATTATCAACTCAACCAACGCAGCAATGCCACTAGCGCCCACATTGAATCCTAAGACGATTCCGAAGTTCGTTAATCAGCTACCTATCCCACCGCCATACGAGCCTACAGTTGTGATAAACCAGACAACAGGCGAAGTAATTCGCCACGAATATACCATAAACGTCACCGAATTCTATCAACAGATTCTTCCAGCCTTTGATGAGAAAGGTCGTCCGACAGGATTTCCCGCGACAAAAGTCTGGGGTTATGAAGGCCTTGTCAACATTGGCGGAAACATTGTTCCCTTCAGTCACTCGCCATCAGGAACATTCGAAGGTACTAGGGACATTCCAGTTCAGGTAAAGTGGGTTAACAATTTGGTAGATGCTCAAGGAAATCCACTACCGCACATGTTTCCTGTTGATCCTACACTTCACTGGGCAAATCCAAACATGATGTCGATGGAGCCGCCTCAGCCTTGGCCTGCCTTCCCGCCAGGCTTCCCAGATGCACAGACGCCAGTTCCTATAGCAACACATCTACACGGAGGAGAAGTCCCATCTGGCTCTGACGGTGGTCCAGAACAATGGTGGACCCCAGATGGAATGCATGGCAACGACTATAGATCAATCATGGCTACTGACCCCAACGCAGCAGTCTACTATTATCCGAACGAGCAAAGAGCAGCTACTCTCTGGTATCATGATCATGCTCTAGGCATCACTCGTATTAACGTGATGTCGGGGCTCGCAGGCTTCTACATGCTAAGAGACCCAGCTGATCCTCTGGCTTCAGTTCTACCCAGCGGGCAATACGAGGTTCCAATTGCGATACAGGACAGGTCGTTTAACCTGGACGGTTCAATCTGGTTCCCACCAGTCGGCTTAGATCCCTCAGTCCACCCATACTGGCAACCCGAATTCTTCGGCAACACCATCATGGTGAACGGCAGAGTGTGGCCGAACCTTAACGTGGAGCCCAGACAGTACAGGCTCAGACTTCTCGACGGTTCCAACGCCAGATTCTACAGTCTATCCTTTGTAGACAGAGTGACAAAGGCCGTTGTTCCGTTCGTTCAGATTGGAAGCGACGGCGGTTATTTGCCAGCGCCAGCTCCACTAACTTCGTTGACCGTTGCGCCAGGTGAAAGAGCCGACATACTGATTGATTTCTCAGGACTACCAGCTGGTAGCAAGATCCTGCTCAGGAATAATGCCAAAGCTCCGTTTCCAACAGGCGCTCCAGCAGACGGATCAACTATCGGTCAGATCATGCAGTTCACAGTCGCCGGGACACCAGTGCCTGCAACACCTTTGCCAACTCCATGGCCAATAACCATGCCAGCTCTGACTCCAGATACTGTTGCAAAGCAGTTAACTCTAATCGAAGTCATGGGCGCACTAGGACCAACAGAAATCCTGCTAGACGGACAAAAGTGGGCAGCTCCAACATCTGAATTCACAAGCGTCGGATCGACCGTGGATTGGGTGATAGTCAATCCAACAGCGGACACACACCCCATACACTTGCACCTCGTGCAGTTCACGGTTGTCAGCCGCCAAAAATTCGATGTCAACGGCTACATGATGGCTTGGATGGCAGCTAACGGGATGCCTCCACTCGATCAGCCGACGATCAATGTGCCACTGGCTCCATACCTGAAAGGACCTGTGACTCCAGCGCCACCAAATGAGATGGGCTGGAAAGACACTGTTCAAATGAACCCAGGTGAAGTTACGACGATCAGAGTCCGCTACGCACCTCAAGATGCAGTGATCACAACGCCAAGAATCAATCTCTACGCCTTTGACCCAGCTGACCCGTTTGCACCCGGATACGTTTGGCACTGCCACATCATCGACCACGAAGACAACGAAATGATGCGCCGACAAATAGTCACACCATAG
- a CDS encoding aldehyde ferredoxin oxidoreductase C-terminal domain-containing protein: MALAEFNYQLGKVVRGYNNRTLHIDLSNMKIASKPVSDEMKEKFTGGRGFNLWLLWNALPRNRVAKWDDPENEICMAAGPLGGTPVYPGSGKSIAVTISPLTDTVVDSNVGGYFGPYLKFAGWDALEVQGKPKSEVAILIDGDEGKVLVEDASKLSSETHLITDWMAKKYSKDKDQCISVLSSGPGAEYTRFGCLNSSWFDVGRKIHRFKQAGRGGIGSVLRNKKIKAIAVKYSGKISVDSNGPADPESIKQVGHTHSQEIRALDPKQNEMATIGTTHLVLIMNDFDLLPTNNFRFGSHSEAENLGREVYRKKFHKGFDGCWMGCALACAHGVKDFELKTGPYKGQKVFVNGPEYETIAGVGSSCGIFDADYVIEMNFYCDIYGLDTISVGTATAFAMECYEMGLIDKKATGGMDLRFGNAAAALELVHQMAKGEGFGVVVGQGIKRMKKLFAEKYGADPKIMQDIGMEAKGLEFSEYVTKESLAQQGGYGLALKGPQHDEAWLIFSDMVRNEMPTFEQKAENLHWFPMFRTWFGLNGLCKLPWNDVIPLDNKQTKEPAKIMGHVENYMNFFSAVTGRKITVDDIISMSERVYNLQRIFNLRMGFGTREYDAIPYRAVGPVTIKEYESRAERYDKQLKEKVGFEPKGKSTEEKLTALRKYREAEYEKLKDAVYKRRGWTPNGVPTPEKVKSLGIDFPSVVEVLQKHL; the protein is encoded by the coding sequence ATGGCGCTTGCCGAGTTCAATTATCAATTGGGCAAAGTTGTCAGAGGTTACAACAATCGAACACTGCACATAGACCTCTCAAACATGAAAATCGCCAGCAAACCTGTTTCAGATGAGATGAAAGAAAAATTCACAGGCGGACGCGGCTTCAACCTGTGGCTGCTCTGGAATGCCCTGCCAAGAAACCGCGTTGCGAAGTGGGATGATCCTGAGAACGAGATTTGCATGGCCGCTGGCCCGCTGGGAGGAACGCCTGTTTATCCGGGAAGTGGAAAGAGCATAGCGGTCACAATCTCGCCGTTAACTGACACTGTCGTGGATTCAAACGTCGGTGGGTACTTCGGGCCGTACTTGAAGTTTGCTGGGTGGGACGCGTTGGAAGTTCAGGGAAAGCCGAAGTCCGAGGTGGCTATCCTCATCGACGGAGACGAGGGCAAGGTTCTGGTTGAAGACGCATCGAAACTGTCTTCGGAGACACATTTGATCACGGATTGGATGGCGAAGAAGTATTCGAAAGATAAAGACCAATGCATATCTGTGCTTTCTTCTGGTCCAGGAGCCGAGTACACACGTTTTGGGTGCTTGAACTCCTCGTGGTTTGATGTGGGCCGCAAGATCCATCGATTTAAGCAAGCGGGAAGAGGCGGGATAGGCAGTGTTCTGCGCAACAAGAAAATAAAGGCAATAGCGGTCAAGTATTCGGGCAAAATATCCGTGGACAGCAACGGCCCAGCTGACCCTGAATCGATTAAGCAGGTTGGTCACACGCACAGTCAAGAGATTAGGGCTCTTGACCCCAAGCAGAATGAGATGGCGACAATTGGCACCACGCATCTGGTCTTGATTATGAATGATTTTGATCTTCTGCCAACTAACAACTTTAGATTTGGCAGTCACTCGGAAGCTGAGAATTTGGGCAGAGAGGTGTATAGAAAGAAGTTTCATAAGGGCTTCGATGGCTGCTGGATGGGCTGCGCATTGGCGTGCGCTCACGGCGTCAAAGACTTCGAACTTAAGACTGGCCCGTACAAAGGGCAGAAGGTTTTCGTTAACGGTCCAGAGTATGAGACGATTGCTGGAGTTGGTAGCAGCTGTGGCATTTTTGACGCAGACTATGTGATTGAGATGAACTTTTACTGCGACATCTATGGTTTGGATACGATTTCTGTGGGCACAGCCACGGCTTTCGCCATGGAATGTTACGAGATGGGCTTGATTGACAAAAAAGCAACTGGCGGAATGGACCTTCGATTTGGCAACGCCGCAGCCGCGCTTGAGCTGGTTCACCAGATGGCGAAGGGGGAGGGTTTCGGCGTTGTGGTTGGGCAAGGTATAAAGAGGATGAAGAAGCTCTTCGCCGAGAAATATGGCGCTGATCCCAAGATTATGCAGGACATCGGCATGGAGGCCAAAGGTTTGGAATTCTCAGAATACGTCACCAAGGAGTCATTGGCTCAGCAAGGCGGTTATGGCTTAGCCCTAAAGGGACCACAACATGATGAAGCGTGGCTTATATTCTCGGACATGGTGCGCAACGAAATGCCAACGTTCGAGCAGAAAGCAGAAAACCTACATTGGTTCCCCATGTTCCGAACGTGGTTTGGTCTAAATGGTTTGTGCAAACTTCCGTGGAACGATGTCATTCCCTTGGACAACAAGCAGACAAAAGAGCCAGCGAAGATTATGGGGCACGTTGAAAACTACATGAACTTCTTCTCAGCCGTGACCGGCAGAAAAATCACTGTTGACGACATCATCTCGATGAGCGAGCGAGTCTACAATTTGCAGCGCATCTTCAATTTGAGGATGGGCTTCGGAACACGAGAATATGACGCTATACCTTACCGAGCAGTTGGTCCAGTGACCATAAAAGAATACGAGAGTCGTGCAGAACGCTACGACAAACAGCTTAAGGAGAAGGTCGGCTTCGAACCAAAGGGCAAGTCAACTGAGGAGAAACTGACGGCTTTGAGGAAATATCGTGAGGCAGAATATGAGAAGCTTAAAGACGCTGTTTACAAGAGACGCGGCTGGACCCCTAACGGAGTGCCAACTCCTGAGAAAGTGAAATCTCTCGGCATAGACTTCCCAAGCGTGGTGGAAGTTCTTCAGAAACACTTGTGA